The Streptomyces taklimakanensis nucleotide sequence GCGCGAGGGCATCAGCCAGGCGATCTGTTCGATGCCGGGCGCGTCGAAGACCTGGAAGAGCACGCCGGTGAAGACCAACTGGACGATCGCGAAGCCCACCAGCAGCGGCATGGTCATCTCGGAGGTCTTCACCAGCGAGGAGATCACCAGGCCGAACATCATCGAGGTGAAGCCGAACGCGATGATCCCCAGGCACAGTTCGACGGCCGTGGGCAGGAACAGGCCCTCGTCGGGCAGTTCGCGCGCCGAGAGGCCGATGGCGCACAGGACCACGCCCTGGAACGCGGTGATCAGCCCCAGGACGATCACCTTGGACATCAGGTACGCGGACCGGGACAGACCGGTGGCCCGCTCGCGTTCGTAGATGACCCGTTCCTTGACCAGCTCGCGCACCGAGTTGGCCGCTCCGGCCAGGCACATGCCGACCGCGAGGACCAGCAGGATCGCGCCCGCGAGCTGGTTGAACCCCGCGGGGTTGGGGTTGGCCCGCAGACCGTGCTCGTTGGGGATCACGGCGCCGACCGCGCCCAGGATCACGGGCAGGATCACCATCAACGCCAGGAAGCCCTTGTCCGAGGCGATGACCGTCGCGTAGCGCCGGGTGAGGGTCCACAGCTGCGAGCCCCAGCTCTGCGGTTTGGGCGGCCTGGACGTCGGCGGGGCGGACGGCCCGCCGGGGAGCGGCCGCGCCTGCGGGGCGGCGGCGTCGAGCTCGGCCGCGTAGAGCCGGTAGTGCTGGGAGCCGAGCCAGCGGCCCTTCCAGTCGTAGTCGCGGTAGTTCTCGAAGGCGGAGAAGACATCGGCCCAGCTCTCGTAGCCGAAGAAGTTCAGGGCCTCCTCCGGCGGGCCGAAGTAGGCCACGCCACCGCCGGGCGCCATCACCAGGACCCGGTCGCACAGCCCCAGCTCGGCCACCGAGTGGGTGACCACCAGCACGGTGCGGCCGTCGTCGGCCAGCTCGCGCAGCAGCTTCATCACGTCGCGGTCCATGCCCGGGTCCAGGCCGGAGGTGGGCTCGTCCAGGAAGATCAGCGACGGCTTGGTGAGCAGTTCCAGGGCGACCGAGACGCGCTTGCGCTGGCCGCCGGAGAGGGAGGTGATCCTCTTGTTCGCGTGGATGTCGAGCTTGAGCTCGGCCAGCACCTCCTCGATCCGCTTGTCGCGCTCGGCCTCGGCGACGTCGCCGGGGAAGCGCAGCCTGGCCGCGTAGCGGAGGGCGGTGCGGATGGTCAGTTCCTTGTGGAGGATGTCGTCCTGCGGGACCAGGCCGATGCGCTGACGCAGCTCGGCGAACTGCTTGTAGAGGTCGCGGTTGTCGTAGAGCACCTCGCCGACGTCGGCCGGACGGTAGCCGGTGAGGGCGCGCAGCAGCGTGGACTTCCCCGAGCCGGACGGGCCGATGACGGCCACCAGGGACTTCTCGGGGACGCCGAAGGTGACGTCGTCGAGGATCACCTTGCCCCCGTCGACCTTCACCGTCAGGTGGCGGGCGGAGAAGGTCACCTCGCCGGTGTCGACGAACTCCTCCAACCGGTCGCCCACCACTCGGAAGGCCGAGTGGCCGATCCCGACGGTGTCGTCGGGGCCGATGAGCGCCGAGCCGGACTTGGGCAGCGGCTGGCCGTTGACGTACGTGCCGTTGTGGCTGCCGAGGTCACGGATCTCGAAACGGCCGTCGGGCGTGGCCCGGAACTCCGCGTGGTGGCGGGACACCTGGAGGTCGGAGACGACCAGGTCGTTCTCCAGCGCACGGCCGATCCGCATCACCCGCCCCAACGAGAGCCGGTGGAAGGTGGTCGGGCTGCGGTGGTCCCCCTGGGCGGGGGCGCCACCCTGCCGGGGCACCGCGCCCTGCGGCTGCGGGGCCGGCTGCCCCCAGCCGGGGCCGGCGTGCCGCGGCCGCGCCACGGGCTCGCCGCCGGACACCTGCGGCGCGGCTGCCGCCCCGGCGGCGGCCGCGGTCGGGCTCGGTGCCTGGGCGGAGAAGACCAGTCGGGGCCCGTCGACGGCGTTGCCCAGGTGCACCACCGAGTCCGCGCCCACCTCCAGCCGTCGGACCCGTTGCCCCCGCGCGTAGGTGCCGTTGGTGCTGCCGTGGTCCTCCAGGACCCAGACACCGCCGTCCCGACTCAGCGTGGCGTGCCGCCAGGAGACCCTGGCATCCTCCACCACGAGGTCGCCCTGCGGATCGCGTCCCAGGGTGTAGGACCTGGACGGGTCGAGCGTCCAGGTCCGTCCGTTCAGTTCCAGTACGAGTTCCGGCACTCCATGCCCCACAAAGTTGTCCCCCGAGCCACCTCCCGACGGCCGGACGGCCCGAGGGGAGGTCTAGGGATGGCGAACGATCGTGGAGGAACTATTCCAGGCGCCCGACCCGCTCAGAAAGTCGCCCCGGCGGACTGTGGCGGTTCCGCGACCGTCCGCTCTCGGCCGGTGGGCGGGGCGCGCGACACCGACGCGGTCGGGCTCCGCCGCCGGGAACGGCCGGGCCTGGACGGGGGTGTCCGGGGTACGGACGTGCGTACGGAACCGCTTCGGTGCTCGATACCGTAGGGATCATCATGAGCGCTTCGCAGACCCCGACGCCCGTCCCCGGCGCCACCGCCGGCGAGGACACCCCCACCCTCCTGGTGAAGATCTTCGGCAAGGACCGGCCGGGCATCACCGCAGGACTCTTCGAGACGCTGGCCGCCCACTCCCTGGACGTCATAGACATCGAGCAGGTCGTCACCCGGGGTCGCATCACCCTGTGCGCCCTGGTCACCACCCCGTCCGGGAGCGGCGCCGAGGGGGAGCTGCGGGCGACCGTGCACACCTGGGCGGAGTCGTTGCGGCTCCAGGCCGAGATCATCTCCGGACGGGGCGACAATCGGCCGCGCGGCACCGGACGCTCCCACGTCACCGTGTTGGGCCACCCGCTGACGGCCGAGGCGACGTCCGCCATCGCCTCCCGGATAACCGGGGTGGGCGGCAACATCGACCGGATCTTCCGGCTCGCGAAGTATCCGGTGACGGCCGTGGAGTTCGCCGTGTCGGGCGCGGAGACCGAGGCGCTGCGCACCGCCCTGGCGCCCGAGTCGGCGGCCCTGGGGGTGGACGTCGCCGTGGTCGCCGCCGGGCTGCACCGCCGGGCGCAGCGCCTGGTGGTGATGGACGTGGACTCCACGCTCATCCAGGACGAGGTGATCGAGCTGTTCGCGGCCCACGCGGGCTGTGCGGAGAAGGTCACCGAGGTGACCGCCGCGGCGATGCGCGGCGAGCTGGACTTCGAGCAGTCGCTGCACGCCCGGGTGGCGCTGTTGGAGGGGCTGGACGAATCGGTCGTGGACAAGGTGCGTTCCGAGGTCAGGCTGACGCCGGGGGCCCGTACCCTCATCCGCACCCTCAAACGCCTCGGCTACCAGGTGGGGGTGGTCTCGGGTGGGTTCACGCAGGTCACCGACGACCTCAAGGAACGGCTGGGGCTGGACTTCGCCTCGGCCAACACCCTGGAGATCGTCGACGGCCGGCTGACCGGCCGGGTCGTGGGCGAGGTGGTGGACCGGGCGGGCAAGGCGCGTCTGTTGCGCCGCTTCGCCGAGGAGGCCGGGGTGCCGCTCGCCCAGACCGTGGCGATCGGCGACGGCGCCAACGACCTGGACATGCTCAACACCGCCGGGCTCGGCGTCGCGTTCAACGCCAAGCCGATGGTGCGGGAGGCGGCGCACACGGCGGTGAACGTGCCCTTCCTGGACACCGTGCTGTACCTGCTGGGCATCACGCGCGAGGAGGTCGAGGCCGCCGACTCCGGCCAGGGATGACCGGGGACGGCCGGGGGGCGATCGACCCGCGCGGGCGACGGGCGCCGCGCCCTCCCCCGTTCCCCCGCTCCGTCCGTCTCCGTCGCCCTACTCGTCGTGCGGCGCCCAGTGGGCCTCCAGGCGGCCGACGCCGAGTTCGACGGACTTCCACGAGCCGGTGAAGGAGATCACCGCTATGGCGGAGGTGGGGAACCCGACGCGGTCCAGGCGGCTCCTGGCCTCTTCCTCGGCCTCGTTCGCCAGGGCGTCGGCCAGCGCGTGCATCCCGGGGTTGTGGCCGATGAGCAGGAGGTCCCGTACGTCGTCCGGCACCTCGTTGACCACCTCGATCAGCTGCCCGAGCACGGCCTCGTAGAGTCGCTCCTCGTACACCGTCCTCGGCCGCTTCGGCAACTCGTGGGCGGCCAGCTTCCACGTCTCGCGGGTGCGGGTGGCGGTGGAGCAGAGGGCGAACTGGGGGAGGATGCCGCTCGCGGCGAGCCAGCGGCCCGCGAGCGGGGCGTCCTTGCGGCCCCGTTCCGCGAGCGGCCTGTCGTGGTCGGGCACCTGCGGGGGCCAGTCGGCTTTGGCGTGTCGGAAGATGACGATCCTGCGGGGCACATCGACGCTCATGCGTCCAGCTTCGCACGAATGGCGGCCTGAGGCGCGGGGAGTTGGGGACCTTCCCCCACCGGGTGACGTGCGGTTGTCCGCTCTTCCCGCGGGCCGCGAGGCCGCCGGCCGGTTCACCCGGACAGCAGGTGCCGGAAGTACTCCAGGAGCCGGCCGAGGTACTGCGGCGACTCGGCGGCCTGCGCCTCGCCGCCGACGAGCAGGGACAGCAGCGCGGCGAAGACGACGGCGGGCAGCGTCAGGGCCCACCAGGGCAGCCGCGCGTCACCACCGTCCGCCGTCCGCCGGGTGGTCCGGGGAGGTGCGTGGGCCGCCATCGGAACTCGCCTCCGTCGTCTTCCGCAGCTCGTGGTCTGTCGCACCTTCGACGCTACGGATCCGGGGGCGGCGTTCCCATCCAGTGATCCACCCATTGCCCCCTGAGTCCCGCCCCCTAGGGGTTGGTGGGGGCAGCCCCACCACGAGGCGGTCGGGGCCGGCGGTCAGGGGGCGATGACGGCGGCGAAGACTCCGATGACGACCGTGATGCCGAGCATCGCTCCGAGGACGACGAGCAGCTTCTTCTGACCGTTGGGCGGGTCGGGTTCGAGCACTGGCATGTGCCCAGTGTCGCACTCAGTCCCCGTCCTCGACGTACCGGTCCCGCCCCGCCAGCAGGCCGGCCGCGAGTTGGGCGACCATCAGGGCCGCCATCAGGGCCAGCGGCGCGTGCCAGCCCCCGGTGTGCTGGTGGAGGGAGCCGACCAGCAGCGGCCCGGGGATGGAGATGAGGTAGCCGGTGCCCTGGGCGAAGGCCGAGAGCCTCGCGACCCCGGCGCCGGTGCGCGCCCGCATGCCGATCAGGGTCAGGACGAGCGGGAAGGCGCAGTTGGAGACGCCCAGCAGCAGGGCCCAGGCCCAGGCGCCCTGCGCCGGCGCGAACCACAGTCCGGCGTATCCGCCCAGCCCGCACAGGGCGAGGGTGGCGGCGAGGGGACCCTGGTGGCCGAGCCGGGCGGCGATCCGGGGCAGAACGAAGGACAGGGGGATGCCCAGGCCCATGGTGACGGCGAGGAGCAACCCCGCGGTGGCGGCGGGGACCCCGGCGTCGCGGAAGATCTGCGGCAGCCAGCCCATGGTGATGTAGGCCGCGGTGGCCTGGAAGCCGAAGAAGATCCCGAGCGCCCAGGCCGTGGCGGAGCGGGTGATGCGGACGCCGGAGGCCGCACCGCCGTCCGCGTCGCTCCGGCCGCCCTCGCTCCCGCCGGGGCCGCCGGGGCCGGGGGCCGTGGTGGGGCGTGCGGCGCGACGGCGGGCCTCGCGCGTGATCGGCAGCCAGACCGACAGCGCGAGCGCCCCGGGCAGCGCCCACATTCCCAGTCCCAGCCGCCAGTCGCCGCCCAGCGTCTCCGTCACCGGGACGGTGAGGGCCGCGGCGGTCGCGGTGCCCAGGGAGAGCGCCATGGAGTACAGGCCGGTCATCGGGCCGGTGCGGTCGGGGAAGCGCTGCTTGACGATCACGGGCAGCAGGACGTTGCAGGCCGCGATGCCCGCCAGGGCGAGCGCGCTGGCGGCCAGGAATCCTCCGGTGCCGCCCGCCAGGGGGCGCAGCGCCAGCCCCGCGGTGACGGCGGCCGTCCCGGCGAGCACGACGGCGGACGGTCCCCGGCTGCGGGCCAGCCGGGGGGCGACGCTGCCGAAGACGGCGAAGCAGAGCGCGGGCGCGGAGGTCAGCAGACCGGCGACGGTGCCGTTCATCCCCAGGGCGGTGCGGACCTCCGCCAGCAGGGGACCGAGTCCGGTGATGGCGGGGCGGAGGTTGAAGGCCACCAGGACGAGGCCCGCGACCGGCAGCCACCGCGCCCACCGGGGGGCCGCCGCGTCCGCGTTCTCGGCGGGGGCGGCGCCTACGCTGTTCG carries:
- a CDS encoding FHA domain-containing protein, encoding MPELVLELNGRTWTLDPSRSYTLGRDPQGDLVVEDARVSWRHATLSRDGGVWVLEDHGSTNGTYARGQRVRRLEVGADSVVHLGNAVDGPRLVFSAQAPSPTAAAAGAAAAPQVSGGEPVARPRHAGPGWGQPAPQPQGAVPRQGGAPAQGDHRSPTTFHRLSLGRVMRIGRALENDLVVSDLQVSRHHAEFRATPDGRFEIRDLGSHNGTYVNGQPLPKSGSALIGPDDTVGIGHSAFRVVGDRLEEFVDTGEVTFSARHLTVKVDGGKVILDDVTFGVPEKSLVAVIGPSGSGKSTLLRALTGYRPADVGEVLYDNRDLYKQFAELRQRIGLVPQDDILHKELTIRTALRYAARLRFPGDVAEAERDKRIEEVLAELKLDIHANKRITSLSGGQRKRVSVALELLTKPSLIFLDEPTSGLDPGMDRDVMKLLRELADDGRTVLVVTHSVAELGLCDRVLVMAPGGGVAYFGPPEEALNFFGYESWADVFSAFENYRDYDWKGRWLGSQHYRLYAAELDAAAPQARPLPGGPSAPPTSRPPKPQSWGSQLWTLTRRYATVIASDKGFLALMVILPVILGAVGAVIPNEHGLRANPNPAGFNQLAGAILLVLAVGMCLAGAANSVRELVKERVIYERERATGLSRSAYLMSKVIVLGLITAFQGVVLCAIGLSARELPDEGLFLPTAVELCLGIIAFGFTSMMFGLVISSLVKTSEMTMPLLVGFAIVQLVFTGVLFQVFDAPGIEQIAWLMPSRWAMGVLGATVDLSHTMAPWDRENPTNLDPLWEHSAGVWAVDMAVLLAIGVVCGIAVARLLRRHEPEVMRK
- the serB gene encoding phosphoserine phosphatase SerB → MSASQTPTPVPGATAGEDTPTLLVKIFGKDRPGITAGLFETLAAHSLDVIDIEQVVTRGRITLCALVTTPSGSGAEGELRATVHTWAESLRLQAEIISGRGDNRPRGTGRSHVTVLGHPLTAEATSAIASRITGVGGNIDRIFRLAKYPVTAVEFAVSGAETEALRTALAPESAALGVDVAVVAAGLHRRAQRLVVMDVDSTLIQDEVIELFAAHAGCAEKVTEVTAAAMRGELDFEQSLHARVALLEGLDESVVDKVRSEVRLTPGARTLIRTLKRLGYQVGVVSGGFTQVTDDLKERLGLDFASANTLEIVDGRLTGRVVGEVVDRAGKARLLRRFAEEAGVPLAQTVAIGDGANDLDMLNTAGLGVAFNAKPMVREAAHTAVNVPFLDTVLYLLGITREEVEAADSGQG
- a CDS encoding SixA phosphatase family protein; translated protein: MSVDVPRRIVIFRHAKADWPPQVPDHDRPLAERGRKDAPLAGRWLAASGILPQFALCSTATRTRETWKLAAHELPKRPRTVYEERLYEAVLGQLIEVVNEVPDDVRDLLLIGHNPGMHALADALANEAEEEARSRLDRVGFPTSAIAVISFTGSWKSVELGVGRLEAHWAPHDE
- a CDS encoding SGM_5486 family transporter-associated protein produces the protein MPVLEPDPPNGQKKLLVVLGAMLGITVVIGVFAAVIAP
- a CDS encoding CynX/NimT family MFS transporter; the protein is MADDPVTTSRRTSGDTPNSVGAAPAENADAAAPRWARWLPVAGLVLVAFNLRPAITGLGPLLAEVRTALGMNGTVAGLLTSAPALCFAVFGSVAPRLARSRGPSAVVLAGTAAVTAGLALRPLAGGTGGFLAASALALAGIAACNVLLPVIVKQRFPDRTGPMTGLYSMALSLGTATAAALTVPVTETLGGDWRLGLGMWALPGALALSVWLPITREARRRAARPTTAPGPGGPGGSEGGRSDADGGAASGVRITRSATAWALGIFFGFQATAAYITMGWLPQIFRDAGVPAATAGLLLAVTMGLGIPLSFVLPRIAARLGHQGPLAATLALCGLGGYAGLWFAPAQGAWAWALLLGVSNCAFPLVLTLIGMRARTGAGVARLSAFAQGTGYLISIPGPLLVGSLHQHTGGWHAPLALMAALMVAQLAAGLLAGRDRYVEDGD